CGACGACGATCATCGTCTGACGAATTCGACATACCCCGTACTTCGACTCGAAGAGACCGACATTGTGAATCGCAACGAGCCTGCCCTCTCCGTGTTAAACGCCCGTCTCCGCGACGACTATGCCAACGACTGTACCAATGGTGTCAAGCGCTGGAACAAGATCCTCGAGAAGGCCGGGGTCGATTATCGGCTCAGCCTCCCCCACGTTGGCTTTCACCGACAGGTTGGGGAGTTCCAAATGGCCCCAATCGATCCAAGTGGTCAGGTTCATAAGGGAGTCGCCTTTCATGATATCGTCGAGGGCCATCTCCCTTCCTCGGACGATCGCGCGTTCATCACCTCGCTGATGCAACCGATCTACGAGCCAGGATCCTATGCGAGTTGGATCGCACCACCGAAGGTGGCGATCGACAACAAGCCAGGAGACTTCGAGTTCGTGCGCCTCCACGGGTGATGACCACCGCCGGGCTCGTTCGCCAACATCTCATCGATCCCGAGGTCTGCATACGTTGCAACACCTGCGAGGAGACCTGTCCGATCGACGCCATCACTCACAACGATGATAACTACGTCGTCGACCCAGCCATCTGTGCCGCATGCGGAGACTGTCTTGGACCGTGCCCGACCGGGGCGATCGACTCATGGCGGATCGTCAACACCCCTCATCCCATCGATGCACAGTTCGAATGGGACATGCTCCCCGCCAACGACGCCGAGGTCGATGACCTCGAAGAGCAAGAGGCAGATACGCTCGACTCTGAGGCGGGCGAGCTCCTTGCGCTCGCCCATCAGTTCGCACCAAAGACACCTCCGCCCGCGAGCGCTAGCACCCCACACCTCAACGTCGCCACCCGCCGCAACCCCATCGTTGCCACCGTGGTTGGCAACTACCGCATCACAGCTCCCGGGACCGACTCCGATGTACACCACATCGTCCTCGATCTCGGAGGCGATGCCTTCCCCATTCTCGAGGGACAGAGCGTCGGTGTTCTTCCCCCACATGATCCCGATGACCAGCGTTCTCCCGCAATACGGCTGTATTCGGTCTGCTCACCGCGTGACGGTGAACGGCCAGGACACAACAACCTTGCCCTGACAGTCAAACGCGTCATCGACAACGGACATGGCCTGCCTGGCCTTGCCTCGAACTACCTGTGTGATCGAGAGCGAGGCGATACCGTCAGCCTCATCGGTCCATTCGGAGACACCTTCCTCATGCCGATGGACCCAGCGTCTAACCTCATCATGATCTGCACCGGCACTGGATCAGCCCCGTTTCGGGCGATGACCGAATATCGTCGGCGTCATCTTCCCGCAGGTCCCGGCAAGCTCTGGCTATTCTTCGGGGCAAGAACGCGAGCCGAGCTCCCCTACTTTGGGCCGTTGATGAAGCTTGAACGCTCGCTGATCGAGATCGAGCTCTGTCTGTCCCGCGAAGAAGGTATCCCTGCCCGTCACGTCCAAGACGGTC
This portion of the Ferrimicrobium sp. genome encodes:
- the boxA gene encoding benzoyl-CoA 2,3-epoxidase subunit BoxA, with amino-acid sequence MTTAGLVRQHLIDPEVCIRCNTCEETCPIDAITHNDDNYVVDPAICAACGDCLGPCPTGAIDSWRIVNTPHPIDAQFEWDMLPANDAEVDDLEEQEADTLDSEAGELLALAHQFAPKTPPPASASTPHLNVATRRNPIVATVVGNYRITAPGTDSDVHHIVLDLGGDAFPILEGQSVGVLPPHDPDDQRSPAIRLYSVCSPRDGERPGHNNLALTVKRVIDNGHGLPGLASNYLCDRERGDTVSLIGPFGDTFLMPMDPASNLIMICTGTGSAPFRAMTEYRRRHLPAGPGKLWLFFGARTRAELPYFGPLMKLERSLIEIELCLSREEGIPARHVQDGLRDRLAELKVLLDQESTYLYLCGVKGMEGSIRSVLTEGIDDWDLREAKLIEEGRLHVETY